The following proteins come from a genomic window of Chryseobacterium glaciei:
- a CDS encoding sensor histidine kinase: protein MAINKYKGYSLRNRVFFGFLLVCLLSVAASSLVPYFVLRSNSLEQSRIDMQDKTNAVMGYLDYAVSRSLVETKDLPEVLSNKILEIADINQHDIVIYDLKGNYLLSNKDESLVEQKTIPLNIVNKILATDARVDIRGYDQAKDAVFTSSYLVLKNNVLDPVGIVYIPLYHNESAYLDVLHQYVKYILLVDIFLILFSIWLSWITSNNLAKTITKFSDMITRITLFENEMHPIRYYKNDELNALARAYNRMILQIQDQKERLRFKASEEAWREMAKQVAHEVKNPLTPMKLTIQNFERKFDPEDPNIRERVKQMSKTMVDQIDLIATVASAFSEFAKLPEKNNEVINLNTEVEDILRVFNDDSIFIHSNKSNIMINMDRIYLSRIITNLVTNAKQAESDERKLIINVDVEQHQRRVMVSIQDNGIGIPENIYERIFEPNFTSKNSGMGLGLSMVRKMVEDYKGEISVKSEVGKGSTFTITLPTNL, encoded by the coding sequence ATGGCAATAAATAAGTACAAAGGATATAGTTTAAGAAATCGGGTGTTTTTCGGTTTCTTGCTCGTATGTCTTTTAAGTGTTGCGGCTTCTTCGCTGGTTCCTTATTTTGTTTTAAGAAGTAATTCTCTGGAACAGAGCAGGATAGATATGCAGGATAAGACCAATGCCGTTATGGGATATTTGGATTATGCTGTCAGTAGATCGCTTGTGGAGACAAAAGATCTTCCCGAAGTTTTAAGCAATAAAATTCTTGAAATCGCGGATATCAACCAACACGATATTGTTATTTATGATTTAAAAGGCAACTATCTTCTTTCTAATAAAGATGAAAGTTTGGTAGAGCAGAAAACGATTCCTTTAAATATTGTCAATAAAATTCTGGCTACCGATGCCAGAGTGGATATCAGAGGATATGATCAGGCTAAAGATGCGGTTTTTACTTCGTCTTATTTAGTGTTGAAAAATAACGTTCTGGATCCGGTAGGTATTGTGTACATTCCTTTGTATCACAATGAATCTGCGTATCTAGATGTTCTTCACCAATACGTTAAATACATTTTATTGGTTGATATTTTTCTTATTTTATTCAGTATTTGGCTGAGTTGGATTACTTCTAATAATTTAGCGAAAACCATTACGAAATTTTCTGATATGATCACCCGTATTACATTGTTTGAAAATGAAATGCACCCTATCAGATATTATAAAAACGATGAACTAAATGCTCTGGCAAGAGCTTACAATAGGATGATTCTCCAGATTCAGGATCAAAAAGAAAGATTGCGTTTTAAAGCCTCGGAAGAAGCTTGGCGGGAGATGGCGAAACAGGTTGCTCATGAGGTGAAGAATCCTTTGACGCCAATGAAATTAACCATTCAAAATTTTGAAAGAAAATTTGATCCTGAAGATCCAAATATTAGAGAAAGAGTAAAGCAAATGAGTAAAACAATGGTTGATCAGATCGATTTAATTGCCACAGTTGCGTCTGCATTTTCAGAATTTGCGAAGCTTCCTGAGAAAAATAATGAGGTTATCAATCTGAACACCGAGGTTGAAGATATTCTGCGTGTTTTCAATGATGACAGTATTTTTATACACTCTAATAAAAGCAATATTATGATCAATATGGATAGGATTTACCTTTCCAGAATTATTACAAATCTTGTTACCAATGCTAAGCAAGCTGAAAGTGATGAGCGAAAATTGATTATTAACGTTGATGTAGAACAGCATCAGAGAAGGGTGATGGTTTCCATTCAGGATAATGGCATTGGGATTCCTGAAAATATATATGAAAGGATTTTTGAGCCTAATTTCACGTCAAAAAACAGTGGAATGGGACTTGGTTTATCTATGGTTAGAAAAATGGTGGAAGATTACAAAGGAGAAATCTCCGTGAAATCTGAAGTCGGAAAAGGGTCAACATTCACAATTACATTGCCAACCAATTTATAG
- a CDS encoding tRNA1(Val) (adenine(37)-N6)-methyltransferase — protein sequence MKPFTFKQFEIYQSKNVFRVGTDGVLLGSLVNVDNKSKVLEIGTGTGLISLMLAQRNPKAEFLGLDINEEAVNLTKSNFEKSIFNSRLKNILQDFKNFETAEKFDLIVSNPPYFEESGSEKDKIARQTVELNFQQLISKSSTLLSEKGIFSVIIPAEVGTDFIEIAKENQLFLVRRINIKGIENSKIKRLILDFSLTENQLEESEFIIEKSPRKYSDQYLELTKEFHVFGK from the coding sequence GTGAAGCCTTTTACATTTAAACAATTCGAAATTTATCAGTCTAAAAACGTCTTCCGTGTAGGAACAGACGGTGTTTTGCTAGGTTCTTTAGTGAATGTAGATAACAAGTCTAAAGTTTTAGAAATAGGGACGGGAACGGGTTTGATTTCATTAATGTTAGCCCAAAGAAATCCAAAAGCTGAATTTTTAGGTTTAGATATTAATGAAGAAGCTGTAAATCTTACAAAATCTAATTTTGAGAAGTCTATATTTAATTCAAGGTTAAAAAATATTCTTCAGGATTTTAAAAATTTTGAAACTGCTGAAAAATTTGATCTGATTGTTTCTAATCCACCTTATTTTGAAGAATCCGGTTCTGAAAAAGATAAAATTGCAAGACAGACGGTTGAATTAAACTTTCAACAATTAATTTCAAAATCATCAACATTACTTTCTGAAAAAGGAATTTTTTCTGTAATTATTCCTGCCGAGGTCGGAACTGATTTTATTGAAATTGCAAAAGAAAATCAATTGTTTTTAGTCCGAAGAATCAATATTAAAGGAATAGAAAATTCAAAAATAAAAAGATTGATTTTAGATTTTTCTTTAACTGAAAATCAACTTGAAGAATCTGAATTTATTATAGAAAAAAGTCCGAGAAAATACTCGGACCAATATCTTGAACTCACGAAAGAGTTTCATGTTTTCGGTAAATAA